From Phragmites australis chromosome 5, lpPhrAust1.1, whole genome shotgun sequence, a single genomic window includes:
- the LOC133919558 gene encoding uncharacterized membrane protein At4g09580-like, with protein sequence MAREDRFPVWEAALLAGVAATFAAGLVGVYVSMPHSDYSFLKLPRDLQELQVLTDHLEVYTCDYTVQVLVGYCFVYIFMQTFMIPGTIFMSLLAGALFGQLGGLVLVVFAATAGASSCYFLSKLVGKPLVFSLWPDKVRFFQKQVANRREKLLNYMLFLRVTPALPNTFINLASPIVDVPYHIFLLATAIGLIPAAYVTVRAGIALSDLRSLNDLYDPQLIALLFLIGVVSVMPTLLSKNETQDKASDMAASTN encoded by the exons ATGGCGAGGGAGGACAGGTTCCCAGTGTGGGAGGCGGCGCTGCTCGCCGGTGTGGCCGCCACTTTTGCTGCTGGGCTGGTCGGCGTCTACGTCTCCATGCCCCACTCCGATTACAGCTTCCTCAAGCTGCCCCGCGACCTCCAGGAGCTCCAAGTCCTCAC TGACCATCTGGAGGTCTACACCTGCGACTACACCGTGCAGGTGCTGGTGGGCTATTGCTTCGTGTACATCTTCATGCAGACATTCATGATCCCCGGGACCATATTCATGTCCCTGCTTGCCGGGGCCCTCTTTGGGCAGCTTGGTGGCCTGGTCCTGGTGGTCTTTGCTGCCACTGCCGGTGCTTCTTCCTGCTACTTCCTATCCAAGCTGGTTGGGAAACCACTGGTCTTCTCGTTGTGGCCGGACAAGGTCAGGTTCTTCCAAAAGCAG GTTGCAAACAGAAGAGAGAAACTGCTGAATTACATGCTTTTCCTGAGAGTCACTCCAGCATTGCCCAATACTTTCATCAATTTGGCTTCACCTATAGTGGATGTGCCCTACCATATCTTCCTCTTGGCGACAGCCATTGGTCTCATCCCAGCAGCCTATGTGACTGTCAGG GCTGGAATTGCTTTGAGTGACCTAAGATCGTTGAATGACCTATATGATCCACAGTTGATAGCACTGCTGTTCTTAATCGGGGTTGTTTCAGTGATGCCAACATTGCTGAGTAAGAATGAGACGCAAGACAAAGCATCAGACATGGCAGCTAGCACTAACTGA